One Pectinophora gossypiella chromosome 10, ilPecGoss1.1, whole genome shotgun sequence genomic window, CTCGCCCCAGCGCACGTAGGTGTTGTGGGCGATGTAGTGCTGCAGCTCGGGGTCGAggccgggcggcggcgcggcgcccaGCAGCACCACGATGAGGCGCGCGCTCACGTCGCTGAGGGCGCGCGCGTACGCCTCGCGGAACTCGGCTCGCGCCCACGACGACTGCACGAAGTTTTCCGACAACAGGATCACCGTGCGGCGCGACCGCGCCACCGACTCCGCGATCTGTGGGCAGGCGGGGCGGTTAAAGGCTGCGGGGGTCGctgggcgggggcgggggcggggtgCTCGTACCTGCGCGTGTATCCAGTCCCCGACGCGCCAGTCGCGGTGGTGCACGCAGAGCCGCAGCGGCCGCGCTCCGGACTCCAGCTCCCGCACGATGGCGTCCGCCACCTCGCTGTCCAGGTGCGAGTACGACAGGAACGCGTCATATCTGTGATCGCAGAAACACTTTATATTCTCTTCCTTATGGTAACCCCgtcaataattatatttccgGGTGGCTGTCAATACCTAGTGGGGTTCCTCAGGGATTGCTTTTGGGCCCCCTgttattcattgtttttgtgAATGACATCAATCTCTGTCTTAAGTCGTCTCAACTCTTGTGTTTTGCAGATGACATGAAAGTATATGCACGAATAACTTGCTATGCTGATGCCGAAGCCTTGCAGCGTGACTTGGGTCGCTTGAAGGAATATTGTCTGCAACGTGACTCTGTAATTCGTGATCTGGATGTTTATCATGACTCCGAATTACTATTCGAAAAGCATATAGAAATAATTACTACCAAGGCGTATAAATCTCTAGGATTTATCCTACGCACCTCCAAGGACTTTGTAATagcaaaaacattaaaaattttGTACTGTACTTAGTTTTAAAATTAGtttgttttatatacttagtgCTGAGGCTTCGACTGTAAGCGATGCGTGTgtctatctgttttctttgttttttttttgtctcacCTATTACTTCTGTGTTGTCACTATTTGTGGGGatctataattggctttgtGTTACTAGTTTAATAATTAGTCAGTAAGTGAATGCTTTTGAtctccaaaacaaaaaaaaaacatattattgagTAGAATAACTAACGTGCAGTGTAGGTCGTCTACGGGCGCGGCCCAGCGCAGGCAGAGTCCTCGCGCCAGCAGCGCGGCCTTGAGGCGCAGGCGCACGTGGCGCCGCAGCAGCGtggcggcggccgcggcgcccAGCAGCGCCAGCACGGCGCCCGCAGCGCTCCACAGCAGCGCCCGCGAGAGGGCGCACGCGTCGCGGGCCGCCGCGGCCAGGCTGCTGCCGTCGGCGCAGCGCACCGCGGCCGCGTCCCGCAGCTGCGGCAGGTGCGCCGCGAGGCTGGCCAGCAGCGGCGCCCCGCAGCGGCACTGCAGCGGGTTGCCGGCCAGGCGCAGCGTGCGGTCGGCGCCCAGCAGCGCGGCGGCCTGCGCCGCGGGCGCCGTGCTCAGCAGGTTGCCGCGCAGGTCCACGTGGCGCAGGCACGCGGGCAGCGCCGCCGGCAGCGACGAGATGCTGTTGTTGTCGGCGCGCAGCTCCAGCTCGAGCgagccggcgccggcgcacgaCACGGGCGGCAGCGCGCGCAGCCCGCGGCCCGAGCACTGCAGCACCGTGCGCCCGTCCCGCGGGCGCCACCAGCACGAGCACGGCCGCGGGCAGCCTGCTCTCACGCCGCACACCTGCACAGGCCGAGGGCGAGCTGTAGGCGCCGGGCGGAGGGGGCGGTCGCCAAAGAAAGCGCACAAACCATGTTGTCGACGCCGAAGTCGTCGATGGCCACGGTGCCGTTgtcgcgcggcgcggcgcactCCAGCGCGTTGAACGAGACGGGCAGCAGCTTCTCCTGGCGCGCGCGCGCGAACCAGTACATCGTGCAGTCGCAGCGCAGCCTGGCTCCCTTTAATTCAAACTTCACCTGCAACAACAACGTCGCGGTGAAAGTGCATTGGCATTGGACGCGTACCACACCGATAACTAATAGCAGGTGCCGTTATCCATCCCCTATTTCAATATGAATGTCTTTTTGGTCGGTTTGTTAGTACATACCTGCGGCGTATCTGCAAGCGGCGCGGACCTATTGGATCGCTCGTACTGCGGCTGCGTCAGCAGTATGTAACGCAGCGGGTTGCCGGTGAGTACCACGCGCGTCGTGTTCGACCGCGTCCACTGCATGTCACTCCactgaaatatttaatataaatatgtttgtttattttttagtgtCACTGTACATAATCATATATTAATGATATTGCATGATCTGGTAATATCATTCACCCGTGGCTTTTGATCTTCAAACAGGCACAGATGTTGCCTTGTCAATCAGCTGTGGTGTGGAATGGTATGATGTGTCTGAGTTTCTTCTGGCAAGAGCAGTATTGCGGGTTTGTGGAAGTGTCGGATCATTAAATCCTTAAGTCTCTATCAGCTAATATACCGCTCTTCGTTCGTACCGTATGAAGGACGGAGAAGCGTAAAGGGAAAGATAGAAATGGGCACTGCACAACAAATTGATTAATtttgatttgacaggttcggttttttacagaaacgactgcctgtctgacattccaacccgagtagggaaaaccagcccaatacagattaggtcacatacctccgaaaatgcatttctcgggaatgtgggtttcctcacgatgttttccttcaccgctgagcacctgataatcatttatgatccaaatatgaattcgaaaacaaattcgacaatcatgggtttaggcccatgctggattcgaaccagcggcctcaaagtgagaggcaagtgttctaacaactgggctaccacagctacTAATTATTAGTTCTGACAATACAAGTTTTTAATTTCAGATTAAGATTGTCAAACCTGCAGTTCGGTGAGGCTGTTATTGCTCAAGTCGAGGTGCTCCAGCCTGAGCATGCGGCGCCAGTCGGGGCACAGCCGCTCCGCGCCCGTCGCAGCTAGCTGCAGGGTTCTTAACGAATTAAACCGAGGGAGCCATGACCACTCTGCGAAGGAATTCAAACTTACAAAATCAGTGTtccgaaaaataaaaataatgtttcacTGATGAGAATTCTGAAATGATGAATGATAAAGGGATGAGTACTGACGTTCCCCGCCAATGATGGAGGAGGTGGGCGCGCATAGGTCTCCGAGCGGGTTGTGCGACAGCACCAGCGACTGCAGCGTGGTCTCCAGAGCCGACAGCGGAGACAGCGCCTCCTCGGACTGCGCCGCTAGCGCGTTGTGCGACAGATCCAGCACCCGCAGCCGCCGCAGCCGCGAGAAGATGTTGCTGAATACACACCACATCAGTCACTGTTtccacttttatttatatcagaacaaggtttttttttagCGATTTATACCTTGGTAGTCGAGTAATACTGTTGTTGGAGAGATTAAGCACGGTCAGGTTTCGCATGTCGTCGAACAGTCCCTGCGGAAGATCTTGTAGCTGCGGACTTCCGCTCAGAGTCAAGCGTTGGAGTTCGGTTAGGTTTGAGAACTCTCTGCCCGTGAGCGCGGTCAAGTTCCGCAATCTCAGAGTCAGATTATTCAGCCGGGAGCAGTTCGCCAGCCACGCGGAGGGGACCGCGCTCACGCTGTCGCTGATCAGCGTCAGCTGCCGTAGTCGGCACTCGCCCGCCAGCCGCGCGCCCGGCCCCAGCCTGCAACGTGCACCAGCCGGTGTTACTCAACGTTCACGAGGGTGTGGCGGCGGCGTCTGTCGAGGAGGATACTCACTTAAGCGTGACCTGGTCCAGCGCCCCCGGTAGCAGCGTGCCTTGCATGTTGAGCGCGGTGAGTACGAGCTGGCGCAGCGCCGGCGCGGCACGCAGCTCGGGCGGCTGGCGCAGCGCGCGGTCCTCCAGTTCCAGCAGGCGCAGCCGCGGCAGCGCGCCCAGCGTGGCGCCCGGCAGCGCGGTTAGCCCCGCCTCCTGCAGCCGGAGCGAGCTGAGGGAGGACGGCAGCTGCTGCAGCGCGGCGGCCGCCAGGCGCACGCCGGACACGCGCAGCTGTGTGAGCGCAGGCGTGGCGCGCAGCAAGGCGGCGTGCGCGGCCGCGGGCCGGCCCACGTCGGCCGCCAGCATGTCCAGCTTCTCCAGCTTAGAGAGTCCCTCCAGGTGGTCAGCGCGCAACGTGGCGGCCGGCAGCCTCGTCAACTGCAGCGTGTCCAGTACGGTTACGTTGAGCCACGCCAGCAGCGCCGCGTACGCGATGCCCGGTGGCGCGCACTTGTCCAACACAGCTTTGCTCACCACGAGCCGTTGCTGGAAGCGCGGCAAGGATGGGCTGTCCAGGGACATTCCTGGTATACACGTCACTCCAATGTAGCTCTCCGAGGTACTGATCACAAAATTGTCACCTGCGGAAAAGGATACATTAAAGTTGTCATTAGATGAAGCTGAAGATTTTGAAAATTCAGAATCGACAatatccctcattcagcacttatcgctatcggcgcACTACGGTTCTTCTTCAAATTTAATCCTCTCAGTCGACGCCCTCAGCggaagttcgcgcccaaatgggtATCCTCAGGTCTTAAGtgtttgtaccgggtgagagcactcAGCGCTTCCATTTGTgaggccaagtaattaatgccatttgaggcaaTGTCTAATTACTGGAATAAAAAAtccacgactatattcccaattgggcgagtcagaggtacatctatagcaagatgaactgagtactcaCACTATTACCACTGAAACACCAATTTGCcccccgctccgggtcttacttggctcaaagcttgtccgtggcaatccagcgcAGTAACGCTGCTAGTGccatgggcacttttgggccagGTTGACACGGAGTtggttctaggttaagtaattttaagttaggttatttgactttttcgtaatatttaactacaatttaatattatttacatgaataaactttattgcacatttgaaccttttcaaaattatataaataagtataaataagagGTATAAGTGGATATTTAAATGGTTCAAATTGGTATTTCTATGGCATTACCGTGAGTACTTAGTACGAGCAAGAAGACCAAGTCCTACGGGTCTAATGGTGTCCTGGAGAGTTGTGTTGAATCTCAGAGTAAAGGCGTTTGGAAAAATCCAAACTGTGTCTAGCATACCGTGGAGACAAGGTAACCCAGAGTCTGCCGAGAGATACCAAGAAGGATGTTATCCCACTCACTCTAAACACCAGTGAACTCGTCGCATGTAGAAGTAAATTGACCTTTTGTGGTGTTGTCGATGCTGTAGAAACACTCTCCCGTAGCTGATGCCATGTAATTACagcgcgcgggcggcggcggacAGACGGGGCAGGCTGCTCGTGCCGCCGGCAGcggcagcagcagcagcagcagcagcggcAGCAGCAGCCGCTCCCGCCGCGCctccgccgcgccgcgccgccgcataCCGACCATACTCCCCACGGCTGCTACATTACACTCGCTCACACAAATACACACGATGACACACGCTCACCCAATCAGTCTCACTTTCGTTTGTCATTCGTACACAGAACCACAACGAAGTTGCACTCGGGTAACATATTAAAACTATGTGCGCGATGTTAGCGTATTTGGCACTCGTTTGTCAGGTAGAGGCGGCCGGAGACACGAGGACGTGTGGTGCGAGGAGCGCGGGCCGCGGGACTGGGTTTTCCTCATGCTGTCGGAACATCATCGACGCGCGCGCGTatatttgtgtatgtgtgtgcgcaTACAGCGCGTAGCCGGTTCCTTGTCACGGTGTGTTACTCAACTTAATACTTATCGCAAACTCTACTGGTTACCATTACCAACTCACAGCGTATACATTATCTATCCATCAAGTTAGTAACGACAGGATCCCTTAGTCCACTTGTACTTGTATGGTATGATTAGCATAACacattttaa contains:
- the LOC126370026 gene encoding protein toll-like; protein product: MVGMRRRGAAEARRERLLLPLLLLLLLPLPAARAACPVCPPPPARCNYMASATGECFYSIDNTTKGDNFVISTSESYIGVTCIPGMSLDSPSLPRFQQRLVVSKAVLDKCAPPGIAYAALLAWLNVTVLDTLQLTRLPAATLRADHLEGLSKLEKLDMLAADVGRPAAAHAALLRATPALTQLRVSGVRLAAAALQQLPSSLSSLRLQEAGLTALPGATLGALPRLRLLELEDRALRQPPELRAAPALRQLVLTALNMQGTLLPGALDQVTLKLGPGARLAGECRLRQLTLISDSVSAVPSAWLANCSRLNNLTLRLRNLTALTGREFSNLTELQRLTLSGSPQLQDLPQGLFDDMRNLTVLNLSNNSITRLPSNIFSRLRRLRVLDLSHNALAAQSEEALSPLSALETTLQSLVLSHNPLGDLCAPTSSIIGGEQWSWLPRFNSLRTLQLAATGAERLCPDWRRMLRLEHLDLSNNSLTELQWSDMQWTRSNTTRVVLTGNPLRYILLTQPQYERSNRSAPLADTPQVKFELKGARLRCDCTMYWFARARQEKLLPVSFNALECAAPRDNGTVAIDDFGVDNMVCGVRAGCPRPCSCWWRPRDGRTVLQCSGRGLRALPPVSCAGAGSLELELRADNNSISSLPAALPACLRHVDLRGNLLSTAPAAQAAALLGADRTLRLAGNPLQCRCGAPLLASLAAHLPQLRDAAAVRCADGSSLAAAARDACALSRALLWSAAGAVLALLGAAAAATLLRRHVRLRLKAALLARGLCLRWAAPVDDLHCTYDAFLSYSHLDSEVADAIVRELESGARPLRLCVHHRDWRVGDWIHAQIAESVARSRRTVILLSENFVQSSWARAEFREAYARALSDVSARLIVVLLGAAPPPGLDPELQHYIAHNTYVRWGEPAFWEKLRLALPPGKRSNAAAAKASAAPTTAPATPATTAAAPAQHRPPPASQVARSAPPPTTLAPSTPIVKFAKIHFPASLKPPKNETSACA